The following nucleotide sequence is from Pochonia chlamydosporia 170 chromosome 4, whole genome shotgun sequence.
TCCTCTTGGCAAGATATGCTCGCTGTTTTCTCTCAATTTCTGCCCTGTAGTCGCTGGCTTCTTGAGCCAACGTCTTTTCGTCGATCCTGTCTCCAATCGTGTTCGCTCTGGAagtgggtggtgatgaaCTAGATCGCTGTCTGCTACGATTGTACGACTCTTCATCCATACCAGGAGGAATGTAACCCGGAAATAGAGACGCAGGCACAGAACTGGGAGTAGTGGCAGAGTTTATCTTTGCAGGGGAGATAAAAAACTTGAGAGATCCAGTCGAGTCGCCTTTGACACGCTTGTCGGTTAGGAGCTGTTGGTCGTCCAGAGGTTCGTTGTGGTCGAATTTGCCAAGTTCCGTCGCGAAGATGGAGTACTGCTCGAACCCTGTCAGACCGAGGCTCTCACAAATGACCTGGCGGATCTCCGCGGCTGATTCTGCTTCTGTAATATCACACATGCGGTAGTTCCAGTAGTCCGTCGTAGCCAGCACGAATGTTCTGACGCCGCCGGTTCGTTTCAGTCTTTGAAGCATCGCTAATTGGTCATTCTCGTGAGCCACGAGGCTGGACCCAAGACGATCCAAGTGAGAGTCACTCCCATTCATCGAAGAATACACACCAGCAAGGGATTTGGGAACAGCCATAGGTGACTCAGGCGAGTCAAACTCATCAGGCGAAGGAAATGAACCATCTTCcctctgtttctttttccgGGACAGAAAGCTCAAGAAACTCTTCGAGTCCCTCGCTGATGCCGGGGTTTCGCCTCCGGCTGATCTATCACCAGAGTTGAGGGGTGAGTATTGAGGCCGATCTTGGCTTCGTGATGTTGACATGGCTTCTGCTAGGTTGAGACCTCGGCCGAGAATCGCAGCCGCATCAGCGGGAACGCCAGAACCATAGATGGCAGCATTGGAAGTCACAGAGTCCGTACTATTACGAGAGCGATGGCCGAATTTTGCAGAAGCCGGCGAAGCAGAAAGCGCAGGCGTTGTCGCTGACGGAAAGAGAACCTGTTGGGGAGCTGGGCTGCCTCCTGGGCTGTCTTTTCGTCCCAGAGTGCCACCAAACGTCTCACTTTCAGCGTGTTCGTTTGTTATGGGACTCAACTTGCGGCTCCCTTCAGAGTCAATATATTTGAGGACTGTGCGATGATTCGAATCCGAGTTCATGGTGGCGCTGCCAAGTGTTGGCATTGTAGTAGAACGGGTTTGGGAAAATCTTCTGGCAGCGAAACTGCCGCTCCCGGCAGAGGTCAATGGGGTCTGCGAACGGACATTAGCTTCTTCATAATGCATAGATGACTAGACTTGCAAGTTTGCAAAATTCGAAGGGACTCCTACATTTGGTGAATCTACTGGCTCCAGGCCAGGTGCATTGGCGCCGTGTCCGTGGGAAGCGGTAACCGAGTTCGCTCGGTTGTGGCTGCTCACCATCTTCGAAGGATCGACTGGCTTCCCTGTGACGATACTGCGGATGAGCCGGCGCATTCGCTTTCCTTCGTCTCGCTCACGACTCTGGTCCCAGCCGGTACCGCTGTTGGTGCATTCCTGGTGCAAACGCGGATAGACCTTTTGATGCATCATGCCGAAATTTCCACGACCCCCATGCAGACTGCCCAGATCCAGAAACTGCGCACCGTACAGATTCAGGCCCCTGAACGTTTCTTGCCAGTCCTTGGAGAACTGATTTTGCGCCAGCCATATCAGCACTGTATCAAGGGGCCACTGCGCCGCCAACTCGGGTGGGATCGTACTACCAGCCGTGGCGGAAGAGGCGTTGGAAAGACCTCTCGAGGAATAAAACCGGTCTCTTAGGTTGGGGTCGTCCATCGGAGTTGTAGTGTTGGTGTCGGTGCTGCTCAACGGAGTCTGGATATATGAACCTGGCGTGCTCGCCGACTCGTTGGGGTCGAAACCTGGGATTCCAACGCCTTCACCATATGTTCCTCTCGAGGGTATATACGTCGcacccatggccatggcatcgcTCGGTCGAGGTGGCGGAGGCATGGCAATCGTCTGACCCGTGGCCATTTGGGAATGAAACTTGGGATTATATGGTAGATGCTGGTGTCCGGcgggaggaggcggtggaaTGCCGACGGCGGTTCTCCCATCGTATAGCTTGCCGTAGTTCccatgccatgatggctgcaGTCCAAGATTGGCGTTCGGCGGCGGTCCTGGCGGAGGGGGAATCATCATCCCATTGACAGCTCCAGGCGGTGCACCAGGATatctcggcggcggcggcggtaTGTTCATCATGGTGTTCATGGACGTAGCGCCAGCCATAGGAGGCGACattggcggaggaggaggaactTGAAAAGACCGTGTGGGATCATTGCCCGAGACATGTCTTTGGCCGCTTTGGTACATGATGGACAAAAGCTGGCGGGCGGGCAGCAACCCGCTCCAGGCAGAAAGCGGCCGTTGCGACGCTTCTTGTCGATGTTTGGGGTCGCTGGCGGCGAggggacaaaaaaagaattaAAAGAATTCAGATAACAGCTGAAGCAGAAAACGAAGAAGAATATTTCAATGTAAAGATCAAGACATGCGAGGACGTAAGCTTCGGGCGGTGACGAGCAGGcagaccaagaccaggatGCTGCGGCAAGCTTCGTCGTACTCAGCGGGACCTCATTTGCCGGGCTGTTTGACCAAGATCTTGGCTCGCGCTGCTGGTTGCGACGGTGGTAGTTACGGCCGAGTCGACGACAATGGGATCGAGACGACCAAAGGCGAATACACTAAATCCGCAGGTCTTGAGGACTGCCGATGAAGAGGGTGAATTTGGCAGAGCCGGCGACGGGGGTAACAGCCGTCCGGCATGTGGTTTTTGGAGTTTTTGAAGTTTGAAGAGGAGTGGGACTTGACGTGTCTTGCAAGGATCAAACAGAGAGGTCgagtcgagtctggtcaaagtAGTACAAGATGGGCCTCTCACCTGGAGCTTAAAACTGTGGATTTGCCCAGATAGATTGACCAACAGCTTTATTTTTGATCGTCAAGTAGCTTCAGCTAGAGTACAGAGGAAATACCgtagcaacaacaacccTTGAGGGGAACGATGGGGTCAACCCCATTCGAATCGAAACGAGTGCTAGGCAATCAGTCCATCGGTCAATCGCCTGATGTGAGTGAACCAGACAGTGCTCGCATTGAGGACCCTTGTCGCAGAGTTGCGCCGCCCGACAACAAGTTGGCGTTTGATGGCAAGGCAGTCCCCGTTTTCTTCTCgcaccagccagaccagaccataccGGACTCTAGCTCCTTGTCTCTTGGCGCCTCGCTGGCACTGGGGCCACCATGTTGGTTCGTGCAGCCTGTTGGCAGTTGTTGCCATGCCAGATGCGTCGAGGACAGTatgcatgtggtctggtgtaaATAGAGTAGGCTATTCTTATGGCACTCGCGTTTCAAGTTGATCGAAATAATGCGAATCAGACACATGCTGGCTCTTGCAGACAGGATACCTCCAGaagttgaggatggcgataACTATTGGCAACTTGCACAGGCCAGCCAAGGCCAGACACCGAAACTGCAGCCAAACTGCTTAGGtcatcaacaatggctgCTCCAGCTTGCGACGTTTCCAaacatccatgtccatccatccatgaCACGCTCTCGAGTCCTTGACCTGTCAAACCTCACCATCGTATTGACGATGCATGACTTGCTTATTCCCTCCATACCGATTCTTCAGCACCACAACTAGTTACTAGTCTCGGATGCAAAACCAAAACCTATCCGCTGTGTCACCCTCGTACCAtaccaaccaccaccagaaCCTCGATCTGTTCATCCATTCACACACACTCTCCTTCTTCGCGCTAACCCAACGGCTCcagctttgccatcttccagctAGAATGCAGCCACCGGTTCTATTTCTGGGCCACACTCACCCCAACCTTTCTGTCAGAGCTCGTTCATGGCCCGCTAACCAGCCCACCTCGGCGCTTAGGCGCATCAATTGCAGCGAGGAGGTGGGACAGTTTGTCGATGCAAGCAAGACGGACGAATGGGGATGGAGGGACTGGAATCAACCCCCCCTGCAGTTTGGATGACCGCATCTGGCACATGCTGAGGGGCGTCCAATAATCCATTTGTGTTCGAGTTGGGCCGTAACTTGGGAAAGAGATGGCTCGATTGGTGTTCCGTGCGTATCCTTGTTGTGTTGTTCGGCTCTGGAGTCGCTTGTAACGGAATCTTCCATGCTTTCCCCGGTATGCACGATGATCTCAGAATGTATCCATGATGGATACTTGGGTTACTGCCGAATGTTGAGCATGTAGACATCATGTTTCCAGATAAAGTATATATATTGCAGATATTGAAGTGATACGCTATATGTAGTCGTAGACTCTATCGAAGAATTGAGCATGCTCGCTTTCCGCACTGGTTGAGGCGCTGCTAAAACTTATGCCTTTAAAATCAATAAACACACCTGACACATTGCCCAACCGTGAGTCACTACGCGTTGGCTTCCAGTAACGCTGAAACAAAAATCCTTCAATGTGTAAAACAAGAAACTCCGCCAGTATGGGATAAAACTAATCCATCACAATGGTTCTCCGAGAAAATGGATGACTTTGTGCAAGCCCCAGATATGAAACAAGACGACAAGTATGCCGGAGCCACGGCCAACTCTTACATAACTGTGCAGTTGCCGAAGTTGAAGCCATAgccttgttggcattgttccAGATAACCAGCCTCCTCAGTTGATCCTTCTGGTACATTGTGCTTTCTCACCACACCTTGAATGCTGAGAGTCTGCTCCCCATCCGGATGCCACCACTTCAAGCGCTGAAGCATAGGACCCTCGCTGTCATCCGAACTGAGCTCCCACTTGCCAGCAGAGACAGTAACTTCGGCCTGATCTTTAGGAAAGTGGTACTCTGGAAGGAAAATAATGGTTGGCGCATCGTCGCTTGCAGGTTTTGGTGCTGATACTTTTAGGTTGTATAAACACTTGCGAAGATCAAAGCCTGTGGACAACACGTCACCCGCCACCACTGTCGGTGTTGGTCGAATAAAGGCCTCCGCAGCTCGGTACCCGGGAGCATTAGTCAACTCGGGATCCTTTGCTGAGCGGGTAGAACTTATGGATGGCGTTGTGAGGGTGCGCTGAAGGTTTGCAGGTGTGAcgctgtcgtcgtcgccggcGTCCCTATTATTCATAGTTGACAATTTGAGAAGGCTTGTTGCCGACTGGTTGGCTGGTGAGGCCTTGGGAAGAGGAGACAGAGGCGGTAGCTTGTCATCaatggagttgatggacAAGTCTTCACCATTCCATTGGTCACCACGTTCATGGTCGTTGATGGCGGTGTATACCCAGAGGCAGTGTCCCTCGATTTGGGACCCTTCCACGCCAAAATAGTTTGCGTCGAGTGCGGCAGATTGACTTGAATAATCCCCCGTCTTATATGCCTTCTTATCATCCATGTCGTACGGTATACCGAATTCGGTCAGCAAGCACGGGTGATTGCCAATTCTGTCGAGTCCCTCTTGCCGCAACGTCGCCAGCTGGTCTTTCAAGCAGTTCCTGATGGCGGTCTCTCcgattttgatggcaaaCGCTGGATGCAGATACTTGCCACGAAGTACACCGACGACGTCGACATTCCATGTGCTGTTCCAATGCTTGGTCATCAAGGTGATGCCATCGTAGAAGTGAGGGGTGAAGACCAACAACGGCTCATCGTCTTCAGTTCCCTTGATTTGGGGAGGCAATTCCAAGGTAGGATATTGCATGAGCATGATGCAGTCTTTGTGGTGGTTTCGACAAGCCTTGCTGTACTTCCTCCAAAAATCCATGAAATATGTATTTGTAAACTCAGGATAATCGATGGTCTTTCCGGTTCTGGGATTTTTGGAGAAGTagtccttcttcaacattgtgTCTGTTGCAATGTCCCAGACACCGTGCTGCGCCCACAGACATTCGCCCAGTTTCCAGCCCGGATGCCGCTTCCAGCCGTACTTGGAATCGTCGAATCCCTCTGGTAACCATGCAATCTCGCCGTGAGGATCGACCAAGGTGGTGCCCGTCTTGTAAGGGCCCAAGCCTCCCATATCCCAAGTATCGATTTCACAAGCCCTGCCCATACCAGTCAAGAAAGTCTGCCACATGGTTGGGCAGGTGCCTTTCTTCAACGGGTTGTCCTTGGGGATGACTGTCAAATCGATGTACCCCGTCATTCCTCTATTCGGTTCATTCATGCTCTCCCAGCCAATAACGACCTCGTTTTCCAAATCGCCCGCTTCGTGTATCCGCATTGCCAGATGTGCACATGCGTTGATAAAATGGTCTTGTAAGTAGTCTTGGATGTTCACACCGTCTATAATGCAGTTTGGCGCAAAGTCTTTGCCGGCGAAAAATAGCGTGAACATGGTACCCGCAGCCAGTCTATGATAGTTTGTCGACCAAATCATCTTGGGAAAAGTATCGGGATCGGGGTAGGTGTTCTGGACAATGGCAGCTTCGGTGGCTGCGAAGCTCTGAGGATTGAGACCACAGGCATACAGAGTCCACATAGGAGCTCCTGAACCGCCGGTGAATCGTGACCAGACATCCTGATGAGGGTCCATAAAGATGTAGAAGCCATAGGCCTTTGCTATTCTCAATACCTCGATGGTATGCTGGATGAATTGCTCGTCGTAGATGCCAGGGCCTGCTGCTTCAATCGCCTCCCAGGTGAACAGGTAGCGGAGGGTATTGAATCCATAGCGCTTTATTCTAGCAAAGTGAGTTGGGGCATCCTCTTTGCTAAACGGTCGCTCGTGAAACGTGACGTTGTCGCCGTCAAAGAAGTCTTGGGAGATGTGAGATGGTTGATTGGGTTCGGAAGGGAGCTTTGCGTCGCCAGCGACATTGATTCCACGTAGTACAACTTGCCGACCGTGGCCATCCCGAaacttgccatcttcaatcgTCAGCCGAAAGGAAGCCATGACGTGTTGCGTGCAGCAGCAGGacagatgatgaggaaagaTGGCAAGTCGGAGGAGAAATATGGGGGTTATAAAATATGGGACAGGTGAAGGACGATCAATGGCTTGTCTACTGGAGTCGGTCGCCCCCGCGAGCAGTGAGGGAGTAGAAGTGAGCTATGACGATATTGGCGGAAACGGAGAAGCCGGTTGGGGATTGGAGtgaacttgactggaccagcACAGAGTCAAGCCAAGTGGatggaccagttgacatggaacagccaagacatcaaTACTTTGGCCGCAAAACGAGCCTTGGTTGGGTGGCAATGAAACCTAGTGGTGGCTAAAATATGGGATTGTCATGTTTTTAAatcaaacttgactttgaatTTGTTTCAAGAGGACTAACACCTAGCATCTGTTGGAACACTGCATGTGCACTCACTGCATATCGACGTAATCACGTCGGTACTGAGACCGCTTCTTGGCCCGGTGCGTATTCCCGCCACATCACGAGACGCTCGAAATGGAAGCTATTTGCGCGCGCCAGACGATCAGCTGCGGTTGAAATGCGACCATTTGATGCCTCTGCCCTGCTCACATTCGAATACTGCCTAGTTTTTGCTCAACTGTGTCAGCATCCGTGGCCATGAGGAAGCAGCCCAAGTGTCAGGCGCTGGATGGACTCTCAACAATTCTGAGCTCGTATTCGCATTTGGACTTTATGCCCACGCCAAAACAACTGACAGAGACTACTTAAGTACTGACATCCTGATAAGAAGATACATTATTCATGAGGTCGACATTATCCCCAATCTAATTCCTGAATCATTCACAACCGTTCAAACAAAATCGTGACTGTGCTTTGAGCTCCCCAGACTCTGTCTCATTCTTCCTTCTTTGGAGACACCGGAGCATCTCCCTCACCATGCACCTTTGCAGTAGGAGACCTGCCTCCCGCATACTCCCTCTCGAAAGGCACATGCATCCCGGGCGGATAAatttcttccatctcaacgAGATCTGGCATGTCTATACCTGTGAACTCCGGCAGTCTGGGTGCTGGTGTATTAGAACCGGATGCGACTGCAGGAAATTTTTTGGACGAAGGTGAAGAGGGTGAAGAGGGTGAAGAGGGTGAAGAGGGCGAAGAGGGCGAAGAAGGTGAAGACGCTCCTGGTCTTAGTACTCGGCCAGATTCACGCCTCCCAGATCCATGCCTCGTGAAACCGGTAGGTTCGCCGTCTGAAGGTTGGAGGACAGACGGCGCTCGTCGTAGTTCGCCTGTCTGAGACCCCCAGATCATATCTCTGTATAGCTTTGGCTTGGGTCGATTCTGGCGAAGAATGTATTTTCTTATCACCCAAGGGGTATACGTCATAACCTTGAAGTTCATAAATTCGCGCTTTGGAACAGCGAAGATGTAGTCCAGCTCTTCCAAGCTTCGCTGTTTGGTTTCTTCGACGAAGAGGAACACCATTATAAAGGCTACGACGTTGAGTACGGCAAAGATAAACAGGGAGCCCTTTTGCCCGAGTCCGGAGTTGACGCTGCCATGTATATTAGCGATGAATACAGGGTTGTCAGCAGGCATATCGTTTGAACCCACCTCGGGAATAGGATGGCAAGTAGCCCAGCGAAAAACAAGTTGACCGAAATTGCCCAGGCTGTGCCCTACATATTGGTTAGATTCTACGGCACAGTCAAATGTCAAATGCTGAGAGTCGACGAGGGTAAACATACAGCCTCTCGGTGTGTCAAGGGGAAACTCTCTGACGCCAAGGTGAACGGGATCGGTCCAAGACCAGGCGAATATGCGACAGCAAATACTATCAGCGTGTTAGCTCGTGGTTGAATCTGGCATATGAGCCCACTTGTCTATACGTacgaaaaagaaaacatgcTGTTATGCCGTTGCGAGTGGTAGGGTCCGAGATATAGTCTGCGAAACCAGCTCCAAGCATGAACACAGCCATGAACGGGATCGTGAGGAGAAGCCACCGTCTTCGCCCCAAGGTATCGATACTCTTAACTGCTGGCAAGGCGAAAACGAAGTTGATTGCGCCTGTGACAAATCTATAAGTTAGATTGTTTGCGTCGCTTACGCAGATGGGACTTTCGtaccaaagccaaggctgTATGCCATatttgtggtgatggtggaaCTAGGGCCTCCTGCTTTGCTGAAGACGAGTCCTATATACTCTTTCAGTACGATATCCTACTTTTATTTGAGGCCGTGGATGTACATACCTGAATAAAAAGCGCAAACATTTACTAGCAAAATGTCAAATGTCAACTACTATCTTCCGCGGTCATGGATCCGGTCTTATCTTACCACCACAGAGCTGCTGCGACAGGTTTACAGTCGACGTTGAAAT
It contains:
- a CDS encoding glycosyl hydrolase (similar to Coccidioides immitis RS XP_001240527.1) — its product is MASFRLTIEDGKFRDGHGRQVVLRGINVAGDAKLPSEPNQPSHISQDFFDGDNVTFHERPFSKEDAPTHFARIKRYGFNTLRYLFTWEAIEAAGPGIYDEQFIQHTIEVLRIAKAYGFYIFMDPHQDVWSRFTGGSGAPMWTLYACGLNPQSFAATEAAIVQNTYPDPDTFPKMIWSTNYHRLAAGTMFTLFFAGKDFAPNCIIDGVNIQDYLQDHFINACAHLAMRIHEAGDLENEVVIGWESMNEPNRGMTGYIDLTVIPKDNPLKKGTCPTMWQTFLTGMGRACEIDTWDMGGLGPYKTGTTLVDPHGEIAWLPEGFDDSKYGWKRHPGWKLGECLWAQHGVWDIATDTMLKKDYFSKNPRTGKTIDYPEFTNTYFMDFWRKYSKACRNHHKDCIMLMQYPTLELPPQIKGTEDDEPLLVFTPHFYDGITLMTKHWNSTWNVDVVGVLRGKYLHPAFAIKIGETAIRNCLKDQLATLRQEGLDRIGNHPCLLTEFGIPYDMDDKKAYKTGDYSSQSAALDANYFGVEGSQIEGHCLWVYTAINDHERGDQWNGEDLSINSIDDKLPPLSPLPKASPANQSATSLLKLSTMNNRDAGDDDSVTPANLQRTLTTPSISSTRSAKDPELTNAPGYRAAEAFIRPTPTVVAGDVLSTGFDLRKCLYNLKVSAPKPASDDAPTIIFLPEYHFPKDQAEVTVSAGKWELSSDDSEGPMLQRLKWWHPDGEQTLSIQGVVRKHNVPEGSTEEAGYLEQCQQGYGFNFGNCTVM